A single region of the Montipora capricornis isolate CH-2021 chromosome 13, ASM3666992v2, whole genome shotgun sequence genome encodes:
- the LOC138028317 gene encoding profilin-2-like, which translates to MSWQTYVDSNLVGTGKVQKAAIFGLDGSQWATSPGFTVAGAEAMDLIKSLKDGSVAGKTIAGVKYMMLRNDTEKKAAYLKLKDKGGFCAILTNKALILGGYEEGAGGAGNCNQVVETLADYLVGSGF; encoded by the exons ATGTCTTGGCAAACGTATGTGGATTCCAACCTAGTAGGTACAGGAAAAGTTCAGAAAGCAGCTATATTTGGACTTGATGGTTCACAGTGGGCTACAAGTCCTGGTTTCACA GTTGCTGGTGCAGAAGCTATGGATCTCATAAAGAGCTTAAAAGATGGAAGTGTTGCTGGCAAGACCATTGCAGGAGTCAAATACATGATGCTACGGAACGACACAGAGAAGAAAGCAGCGTACTTGAAATTGAAAGATAAAGGTGGTTTTTGCGCCATTCTGACAAACAAGGCCCTTATTTTGGGAGGTTACGAAGAAGGTGCTGGCGGAGCTGGAAATTGCAACCAAGTTGTTGAAACCCTAGCAGATTATCTTGTCGGGTCAGGATTTTAG